The following proteins are co-located in the Gossypium hirsutum isolate 1008001.06 chromosome A02, Gossypium_hirsutum_v2.1, whole genome shotgun sequence genome:
- the LOC107936580 gene encoding protein ANTHESIS POMOTING FACTOR 1 isoform X2, whose protein sequence is MEIGMVFKDYSGRISSMDFHRTSGYLVTASEDESIRLYDVSSATCLKTINSKKYGVDLVCFTSHPTTVIYSSKNGWDESLRLLSLHDNKYLRYFKGHHDRVVSLSLNSRNESFISGSLDRTVLLWDQRVEKCQGLLRVQGRPAISYDDQGLVFAIAFGGYIRMLDARMYEKGPFEIFSVGGDVSDANVVKFSNDGRLMLLTTMDGHIHVLDSFRGTHLSTYNVKPVPRNCTLEASFSPEGMFVISGSGDGRAYAWSVRSGKEVASWMMSSEPSVINWNWMNTDTEPPVIKWAPGSLMFVTGSTELSFWIPDLSKLAAYVGRK, encoded by the exons ATGGAGATCGGCATGGTTTTTAAAGATTAT AGCGGTAGGATAAGTTCAATGGATTTTCACAGAACGTCGGGTTATTTAGTAACTGCTAGTGAAGATGAATCCATCCGCCTTTATGATGTTTCCAGTGCTAC gTGTTTGAAAACAATTAATAGCAAAAAGTATGGAGTTGATCTAGTTTGCTTTACTTCACATCCAACAACAGTTATTTATTCGTCGAAGAACGGTTGGGATG AATCGTTGCGGCTTCTCTCGTTGCATGATAACAAGTACTTGCGGTATTTTAAGGGTCACCATGACAG AGTTGTTTCCCTTAGCCTAAACTCACGCAATGAAAGTTTCATTTCCGGATCTCTTGATAGAACCGTTCTGCTTTGGGATCAACGCGTGGAAAAATGTCAG GGCCTTTTACGTGTGCAAGGCAGGCCTGCCATATCTTATGATGATCAAGGGCTAGTCTTTGCTATTGCCTTTGGAGGATACATCAGAATGCTTGATGCTAGGATGTATGAAAAG GGTCCTTTTGAAATCTTTTCTGTTGGGGGAGATGTATCGGATGCTAATGTTGTGAAGTTCAGCAATGATGGACGACTCATGCTTTTGACAACTATGGATGGACATATTCATGTGCTTGATTCATTTCGTGGCACGCAT TTATCCACTTACAATGTGAAGCCAGTTCCTAGGAATTGCACCTTAGAGGCATCATTTAGCCCCGAGGGAATGTTTGTTATATCAG GTTCAGGGGATGGTCGTGCATATGCTTGGAGTGTACGCAGTGGAAAAGAA GTGGCAAGCTGGATGATGAGTAGTGAACCTTCTGTAATAAACTGGAATTGGATGAACACCGACACTGAGCCTCCCGTCATTAAGTGGGCTCCCGGGAGTCTTATGTTTGTAACCGGGTCTACCGAGCTGTCATTTTGGATTCCAGATCTGTCTAAATTGGCAGCATACGTTGGAAGGAAGTAG
- the LOC107936569 gene encoding uncharacterized protein, giving the protein MKMDSTILHSLASKSPPSTTPLFLQPASSPPSQPPCTHLFFPRHLPRLPKLHCTNSSTDNSSTTSGNDTPPPPPPPAEPIQIRFKRGSRRRRQLQEDGFGVQGQNMKTNKAAIEQPVPKKWEEMSMTEKALDLYVGEKGLLFWLNKFAYASIFIVIGAWILFRFVGPALNLYQLDSPPLAPTSMFKGS; this is encoded by the coding sequence ATGAAAATGGATTCTACCATTCTTCATTCCCTTGCTTCAAAGTCACCTCCATCAACCACCCCTCTCTTTCTACAACCTGCATCCTCACCACCATCACAACCACCATGCACCCACCTCTTTTTCCCTCGCCACCTTCCACGGCTGCCCAAACTTCACTGCACCAACAGCAGCACAGATAACAGCAGCACAACAAGTGGCAACGACACACCACCACCGCCACCACCACCAGCAGAACCTATTCAAATCCGGTTCAAAAGAGGTTCAAGACGGCGCAGACAGCTCCAAGAAGATGGGTTTGGTGTACAAGGACAAAACATGAAAACCAACAAGGCTGCAATTGAACAACCGGTTCCAAAGAAATGGGAAGAAATGAGCATGACAGAGAAGGCATTAGACTTGTACGTTGGGGAAAAGGGTTTGCTGTTTTGGCTCAATAAGTTTGCTTATGCttccatttttattgttattggtGCTTGGATACTTTTCCGGTTTGTTGGACCGGCACTTAATCTTTATCaacttgattctcctcctttggCTCCTACCTCCATGTTTAAGGGCTCTTGA
- the LOC107936580 gene encoding protein ANTHESIS POMOTING FACTOR 1 isoform X1: MVGPQSEREDKVSLELTEEIIQSMEIGMVFKDYSGRISSMDFHRTSGYLVTASEDESIRLYDVSSATCLKTINSKKYGVDLVCFTSHPTTVIYSSKNGWDESLRLLSLHDNKYLRYFKGHHDRVVSLSLNSRNESFISGSLDRTVLLWDQRVEKCQGLLRVQGRPAISYDDQGLVFAIAFGGYIRMLDARMYEKGPFEIFSVGGDVSDANVVKFSNDGRLMLLTTMDGHIHVLDSFRGTHLSTYNVKPVPRNCTLEASFSPEGMFVISGSGDGRAYAWSVRSGKEVASWMMSSEPSVINWNWMNTDTEPPVIKWAPGSLMFVTGSTELSFWIPDLSKLAAYVGRK, from the exons ATGGTCG GGCCGCAATCCGAGAGAGAAGACAAAGTATCGTTGGAACTCACTGAAGAAATCATTCAAAGCATGGAGATCGGCATGGTTTTTAAAGATTAT AGCGGTAGGATAAGTTCAATGGATTTTCACAGAACGTCGGGTTATTTAGTAACTGCTAGTGAAGATGAATCCATCCGCCTTTATGATGTTTCCAGTGCTAC gTGTTTGAAAACAATTAATAGCAAAAAGTATGGAGTTGATCTAGTTTGCTTTACTTCACATCCAACAACAGTTATTTATTCGTCGAAGAACGGTTGGGATG AATCGTTGCGGCTTCTCTCGTTGCATGATAACAAGTACTTGCGGTATTTTAAGGGTCACCATGACAG AGTTGTTTCCCTTAGCCTAAACTCACGCAATGAAAGTTTCATTTCCGGATCTCTTGATAGAACCGTTCTGCTTTGGGATCAACGCGTGGAAAAATGTCAG GGCCTTTTACGTGTGCAAGGCAGGCCTGCCATATCTTATGATGATCAAGGGCTAGTCTTTGCTATTGCCTTTGGAGGATACATCAGAATGCTTGATGCTAGGATGTATGAAAAG GGTCCTTTTGAAATCTTTTCTGTTGGGGGAGATGTATCGGATGCTAATGTTGTGAAGTTCAGCAATGATGGACGACTCATGCTTTTGACAACTATGGATGGACATATTCATGTGCTTGATTCATTTCGTGGCACGCAT TTATCCACTTACAATGTGAAGCCAGTTCCTAGGAATTGCACCTTAGAGGCATCATTTAGCCCCGAGGGAATGTTTGTTATATCAG GTTCAGGGGATGGTCGTGCATATGCTTGGAGTGTACGCAGTGGAAAAGAA GTGGCAAGCTGGATGATGAGTAGTGAACCTTCTGTAATAAACTGGAATTGGATGAACACCGACACTGAGCCTCCCGTCATTAAGTGGGCTCCCGGGAGTCTTATGTTTGTAACCGGGTCTACCGAGCTGTCATTTTGGATTCCAGATCTGTCTAAATTGGCAGCATACGTTGGAAGGAAGTAG